A region of the Muricauda sp. MAR_2010_75 genome:
ATGGTCATCGGTTGTGGTCTCCCGCTATTGTTGATTTTTTTTGCGCCTGCATTTGGCATTACAGGGTACAATGGGCTTTTTTCCTTTATCATCGTGATGTTTTTGATACACCTTTTCATACCTCACGGTGGTCACGGGCATGGTGATCATGGAAAATCTGATAACAGTAAATACCATGATCATGACAAAGAGCAAGATTCCACTGAGACCCAAGAAGATCACCGGGGGCATCGGCACCATTAAAATATACTTTCGAAATGAAGTACAGATATCAAATTAACGGAATAAGCTGCGGTGGCTGTATCACAAGAATCAAGAAGACCTTGGAAGAACATCCTGAAGTAGAGCAAGTAGAAGTTTTTTTACAGCCTATGGGCGCAACCATTGTAACAATGAACAAGAAGCTTACGGTAGAAGAACTGCAAGGGCAACTCAACAAACTTGAGGGCTATACCATAGCAGAGATTAGTTAAAATCATAAAAACCTTCAAATTAAAAATATGTTTTACAAAGATGGATTTTTTTGGGGCATGCACCTGATCTGGTGGGCCATTTGGATTGTGGCATTGGGCTGGATTTTCTTTGCCCCAACCAGTTCCTCCTATGAAGAGATTGAGGGAGATGACCCACTAATGTTGCTCAAAATCCGCTTCGCGAAGGGCGAGATTTCCAAAGAAGA
Encoded here:
- a CDS encoding SHOCT domain-containing protein codes for the protein MFYKDGFFWGMHLIWWAIWIVALGWIFFAPTSSSYEEIEGDDPLMLLKIRFAKGEISKEEYEQSKKLLQSDK
- a CDS encoding heavy-metal-associated domain-containing protein, which codes for MKYRYQINGISCGGCITRIKKTLEEHPEVEQVEVFLQPMGATIVTMNKKLTVEELQGQLNKLEGYTIAEIS